CACCGCCGACAGCACCTTCGGAGGCGGGTTGAAAGAGCCTCGCTCCACCGTGAAGAGATACTCCGTGCGGTAGAACGCCTGCATCAGCACACTCGTGATGCCGTACACCTTTGAGCCGGGTTTCGATACCACACGGTCGGCCACTTCTTTCTGGAACATTCCGACCATTTCGGGGATTTGGTGGCGGCAATCCAGCATTTTGAAAAGTATTTGGGAGGAAATGTTGTAGGGGAAATTCCCGATGAGGCAAAATTCATCGTCCCCAAAGAGCGCCTTCAGGTCAACGTCGAGAAAATCCGCCGCGACAAGGTGCTCCGCCAGTGCCGGGTAGTTTTTTTGCAAAAAATCCACCATGTCGCGGTCGGCCTCCACCGCAAAAGTCACATACTCCGAATGGGCCAGTAGGTGTTTGGTCAGCATGCCCATGCCAGGGCCGACCTCCAACACACGCCCCGTGCGGGTGGCCTGCTGGAGGCTATTGGCGATGCGTGCTGCGATGGCATCGTGTTTAAGAAAGTGCTGACCGTAGGATTTTTTTGCTTGCATACCTTGCGTTAGCTGAATGGTTGTGTGCGTCTGAGTTTCAAGCACTTTCGTTGACCTCCGCCATTTTCATGAACCAGAGGGTGAAAAAAAGATAAAAGGCCACGCCAATTGCTGTTTCGATGGTATATTCCACCATGAATGAGCTGAAGACGAGGATTTGGAAGGTTGAAAACAAAAAAAAGCGTCGGTACAGAGGGGTTGCCAAGGGAGCAAAAAAAGCGACGAGACTCAGCGCCAAGCCAAATACCCCTGTCCCGGCCAAGATAT
This Saprospiraceae bacterium DNA region includes the following protein-coding sequences:
- the rsmA gene encoding 16S rRNA (adenine(1518)-N(6)/adenine(1519)-N(6))-dimethyltransferase RsmA; protein product: MQAKKSYGQHFLKHDAIAARIANSLQQATRTGRVLEVGPGMGMLTKHLLAHSEYVTFAVEADRDMVDFLQKNYPALAEHLVAADFLDVDLKALFGDDEFCLIGNFPYNISSQILFKMLDCRHQIPEMVGMFQKEVADRVVSKPGSKVYGITSVLMQAFYRTEYLFTVERGSFNPPPKVLSAVIRLTRKEQFELGCDEHLFKNIVKTVFNQRRKMLRNTLKPFFQQEKLMNDPFFEKRPEQLGWEEYVRLANEISNSDS